AGTCAAAGATCTAAGTAGCTTATCCATATAAATAGATACTTTTGAGTTAAAATAGATTAGTCTAAACTTGATTAGAATCAACACATTACTGGTAAAATAGCTTTTAAGGTTTAACTTTCTTTGGGCTACAGGGTTCTTACCCTTTACAGGCTAAAGCTTTGCTCAAAGTTATGGTTTTCTAAACTATCTGTAAAgcatttttgttatttcttgttttctaCCATTTATTAACTTATGTGATATAAGCTATATTATATAGGTGACAATTGGGAAACgtagaaaattattaaaatataaggatcatttcaaattctttgggttgataaatctaatataataataatctaataCCTTCTTATTTTGTGTATGTCATGATAACTGAGCTTTGTATCTATATTTCACAATTACAGGACTCTGTAAAACACTAGATTAAATGATGCGACTTTAGAATTTTgctaatttcaatttttctctctcaattacttttctgaatttatATGGTGGTTGTGcaattttcctttcttttttttttttcccttatCTCAGGCCGTTTCTATGTATCTAAATAAGAACGCTTTATATGTGGACcacatttattttatctatggATCCTGCAAAAAGGAATTAACATTTttgaaacataaaatatataagaataagCTGTTGTCCGCCTAGTCTTTTATGTTAAAATGCTGAACTAAATTTAGCAGTACCTAGACTTTATAATTTTCACATTCCATTTATATTACACTTGTTTGGTTTATTACCATCACATTTTCACAAATAGGTAAAGGCGCCATTATTGTGATAAAGCAAACATTAGATTAagctatatatttaatttaaatatatattatatattaaatttaaatttaaaataaaattaaaaatgctctttgttttataattttagatagTTTTGCATATCAAAGATTGATGGATAGCCTTGAATTCAATATGAGAAGTGTCCAAAACTGCCCTATAAGATGCTCTTTAAACATGTCTTAACTTATAAAGGACCTTGAAGATCCGTTCTTCTGTTGAGATTTTAAGTTCTTAAGAATTTCAAGTCTTGAAACTTGTAAGTCTTAGGCTTTTTAGTTCTTAgggttttaaattttattatcctcattacttaagaatttagttattattatttaaatttcaaattttataactatttttatattataatttatttttaaaattttaaagttagaTCCTCTAATATTGGTTTGAATAGGATAAATCATGTTTGAACAATATCGaccatttaatttaaaagcaACATTCTagattgatttgaaaattAGATGTTTATATATTGGATAAACAGATCTCAGccattttttgaaaataaatggtTGAAATCTTACAGCggaattttttagatttttactAAAGTATTCCAGGATTGTAATTTTTATCTAGAAAGCACTTagttaagaattttaattctaacaGGAGACTGTTAAAGATTTACTTTTCTTATGTTTAGTttcttaagaatttaaatttccatcattccaatttcctttttttagcAAAAGAATGTCCTTGCAAATATTGGGATTGCCTTCTCCATTGATTCCTGGACTGCATCTGATTTCTTAGGATGACTGGTTGGAGGTCCTGGGATGTGGTGTCACTGAGCAAGAAATTTTAACGAGAAATGGCAGATCTCAGGATGTTGCTTGggcttttggacttggattgGAGCGTCTGGCGATGGTTCTATTTGACATACCTGATATTCGTCTTTTCTGGTCAACTGATGAACGCTTTACTTCTCAGGTCTGTccttaattattaaatgatttaagtTTACTGATTTTCTTGCTTCTTTCATGGATTCAGGTTTTTTTTCTGTTCATTTCAAGATTGTCTACTTTAATTTCATGAATTTCCATCATTTATATTTAGCAATCTAGTACAACTGGGTAACTGATTTGGAGATATCTCGTTGTATGTAGTTTCATAATGGTCAATTGGGAGTCAAGTTCAAAGCGTTCTCAAAGGTGCGATTATGTCTTCCCTTTTGACAATGCAACctatttcctttttgttttctagTGCTTTCCTTTATATTTTTGGAAAAATGTCCCGTCTTTCATTTAGAAAGGTTGGCTGAGCATTGGGACACTTACATGTGGAGATGTCTTTTGCAGTATCCTCCTTGTTATAAAGACATGAGCTTTTGGATTAATGAATCATTTACTGAAAACAATTTATGTGAAGTTGTCAGAGGAATTGCTGGTGATCTTGTCGAGGAGGTATATATGTTGATGCTTGTTCccttttatactatttataatgTGTAAGCAACCCTCAACCACCTTATTTGCTCAGCTGTCATTTTGGGCATGCAAGTTGATAGCATTGATTACTAATggtcaaaattcttttatggaaCTATGTTAAATCTGCTAATGAAACAAATAAAGTTAAATGATCTATTTCCTTGGATACATGGACACTGAGCATTATGAGAATACTCAAATATCGGTCATTGTTGAGTGTCagtctttttattaaatttgtaattgcTGCAGGAGGTTCTGAAATATGATTGTCAATGATGAGGGAATAATTGGTAATGGTTGGAGGATGTGTATGTAATAAGTTCTGTGGGccttttaattcttataaacCAGCTTGCAACTTGCTTGGTGGGTAATGACAACGTGATAACATGAATAGATCACAGGATCTACTTTGTGATGGATTCCTCGAACCTTCTAATCCTTAGCACTAAGGCAGTCAAGGACTAGCTATGCAAgtccataataataatataaatggaTCAGTGTCTGTGTTTTATAATGAATTCTGCAAGCCTTGTAATCCTTATCAGCAAGGCAGCTATGGTCTTGCTTAATGAGGCTATAATAATCTCATTTTCCGTTATATTTTAGGAGTTTAAAATGCAGTAGCTTATTAGACTTTCTTGGCAAACCTATGTGTTGATATTTGCTAGGGACTTGCAAGTAATATTGGATTGTTTAGCACTCTCTTTAACACAACTtggagaaggaaagaaaactATGAAAAGCTTGTATTAcatttgatataaatattttggatAATTATATAGTAAAGAAGTGCTATAGTGATTGTAACTCTTATAGAAGTTGGAATTTGGTGTGAACTTCACAATTCAAATGACACAAACTGAGGTGATGGACATCTAGTGGCTACTAAAGTGACATTGAATGGCTTTCACAGTTTCATGGGAACTGGAAGTTTCAAATTGTTGAAGTAATAATAGAATCTCTATAGTAgcttaaattggtaatttttaAGGGCATATTTAAGTGCCATTTTCCTTCTACGTATTCCAGTGCAAAATTGGGAACCTTGAAATGTTGAAAGTTTCTACTGACAGTTCTCTTCTTGGAAGATAATATTTTGAGCTTATGACTTGCCAAATGGTGGATGGGGCTCTTTTCTGCAGCTGAACTATATTGTGGTTTATTTGTGACTCAGGTACGCCTGATAGATAATTTTACCAACAAAAAGGGAATGACAAGTCACTGTTATAGGATTGCATATCGCTCAATGGAACGTTCACTTACAGATGAGGAGATCAATGATTTGCAGGTATGTTTATTTTAGGATTGTTTGTAATGTTATCtcccatataataaaaaacatcTGTAATAACTTCAAAATTTGAATGCAGTGGAATGTGAGGGAACAAGTGCAGACCAAGTTAAATGTTGTTTTGAGATGAGAAATTCTTGAGCTGCAAAACGAACACGGCCACtcaaaatatgtaaatttcgTTACTGATAGAGTTTAGAGATGATGAGGCTTCGGTTTGTAGCATTTCAGATGGATTGTTGCAGGCACTTTCATTCAAGGGCATTCTACAATTTTACCATTTTGTTTCTGTAATAAATCTATGTAGCATTTTtcttatagaaaagaaaaggaatctTACATAATGGCAGTGATGTCAGTACTCATAAGTTATTTGTGTGGAAAGCTCAAACAGAAATGATCCATTTAGCAAACAGATCATAAATCTATGGCATTTGAAAAACTGGCAAGAATGATATCCCTACTGTAACGGGCAGCCATGCCCTGTTGAGCAATTCCAATCTGCAATGATTCTGCTGTCTCTGCTACAATCATGCTGAAGATGGTACTTCAAGTTTGGCTTATAAGCTAATGCCAATTACTTCCAGTAGACCTGTTTAAAATTTTGCGCGGGGCCGGGTTCGGACTGGATTTGAAGTTTTCAGTATTTAAGTCTAGACCGGGTCTGAAGTTTTCCGTTTGTAAGTCTAGACCTGAGCTCGGGCCGGTCATGTGGAcctaattataatataaataaatatggcaCCTCATGCCAGAGCATAtgtgttgtttttctttttgccctTTTCCGtttgttttccaaatatatttataaaataaattgtgaAAATCTGAAATGTTActttttagtaattattaatattctaaaaataaaataaaataattctaaaaataagtGAAAATGTTAAAATCTCACGGAGCTGAAAAAAcaatgaaatataataaaaggaaataataaaatgataaaaaaatattataatataaataaataccgaaatacaaaaattctttaatataaattattatttttttggaggaaatgaattattattttggtatataaaAACTTTTGACATggatgtttattttttatatagagattttaatatatatattaatttttgacatataaatattatattgatgtataattttatatttattgtataattaatatattaattaataatttatatttataattaaataataataatatttaaataatattttaaattattaattaactttaGTTATACggtaatttgtaattttaatttatatgttatgtcaaatattttcatattaaaaacattttaagttatgattattttataaatttaataaataactataatacattaaaacttttttaatttacttatgAATTcattttacattattatttataattattgataaaaatttgacTCGTTTACTTTAAAGACTGAATAAagcaagagaaaagaaaacctgAGAATGTGACTGAAAACCGGGCCTTGTAATTTAGAAGGAGCTTGTTTTAGCGTCAGTTACACCCCAAGCTGGTGCATACTCTCTCGTTCAGGTCTCTCATCTTCTATACTGAAGAAGAAGAGCCCCTGCAAGCAAGCTGCTACCATGGCAGTGTCAATATCTTCATCTTCTTTGCGCAGGAAATTCCATTTGATTCGTTACTTGTCTTCCTCCTCTCGTTCAAACTTTGGCCCTCCCCCTTCTATCACTCCTCGCAGAGTCGTTGTCACCGGTaatacatttttctttctttctttcttttcaaaatttttttgtaatagtCACTATAGTAATCTACTTAAACTagtgctttttatttttttcaatgtAAGTAATACTGTATTTGTATGATAAGTTCAGGTCTGGGGATGGTTAGTCCACTTGGTTGCGGAGTAGAAACCACATGGAAGCGGTTAATAGAGGGCAATTGTGGCATAAGAGCAATAACTCCTGATGATCTCAAAATGAACTGTACTTTTGATTCCCAAACTCAGTTGCATACTTTCAATCAATTGACCTCTAAAGTTGCTGCTATTGTCCCCTCTGGAACTGCTCCCGGTGAATTTAATGAGGAACTGTGGCTTAATTCTAAGGTATATCATATACTTGAACATTTGGGTATGCCACAAGTGTTCCCTGTAATCTGCTGTGCTTACTTCTTTGAAGTCGATTCTTATGTTTGAAAGTCCTTAGTTGCTggaattttcatttctttgaaCTTGAAAAGTAAAGCAAGATTATAGTTCTATTTGGTTATACATAGATTTGTTCCACATAATAACTAAAAGAATgggtctttttctttttcaagtttATGATATCTTTGTTCCATTTGCAATCTTAATTATTCGGCGGCAGTTAGCTTTGTCTTACAGTTTTGCTAATTGATGCTGGATTATCATGCTCTACCCAGCTATATAGCATTTATACCATTTTAATTTGTGTTTCTCAGGAGCATCGATCCGTATCAAGGTTCATAGGATATGCACTATGTGCTGCTGATGAAGCTTTGAAAGATGCAAAATGGGCACCCATTGAACAGGAACATAAGGAAAGAACGGTAATCAATTGCTATATGTGGATGGTATGTAGTATGTAGTAAtagtatacatatttttaactCTTTGGTGATGCATGTTTCTTTAACATGAAGAATACCAGGGTGTCTCTATCGGTGGTGGGATTGGAAGTATCAGTGATATATTGGATGCGTCGCAAATGATTTGTGAGAAGGTAAGCTTATTGTTATCCTTTAATATATTCAAGGGTAAAAGCCTCCGgttcttgttttctcatcaTTAGCATCATGCTGTCACCCTTCTTTATTGCAATCATCGTTATCTCCTCATGGTTTCTGAGTGCCCTTGAGAATAATGATCTATATTTTAGTAGGAAACTTAATCTCATATCTACGTTCCCTCATTGCAGAGACTTCGTCGGCTGAGTCCATTCTTTATCCCACGAATATTGATCAACATGGCATCTGGCCATGTGAGTATGAAGTATGGATTCCAGGTGCGTGTATATTTCCTACCTactattttttacatatatactcATGTTGGACTTAACTCTggtaaaattatcttttaatggAACTCTGTCTCCTTAAAGATAGTAGGCTCGTTGACAGATTTTTCATGAAATGAAGCTTTTAAGATGTAGCTAAAATATTTAGGTGACAGACTATGATGGCCCATTCTTCAGGTTATGCTATGTAAGGTTTGACTATTTACTAGAATAAGCAGAATCATGAGTGTACTAGAGCAGTTTCTTTATGCTGCTGCTGATTCCTCTGTGCAAACCTCTAGTTCATATATTTCACCATTCAGTTTCTCTGACCAAAGGAAAAGTTGTGCTTCCACTTCAAGGACATACTCATTCATTTTGACAAAGTGACATATTATGACATAATCTGCCTTTCTTTTGGATATAGGGGCCAAATCATGCTGCTGTGACTGCTTGTGCTACTGGTGCACATTCCATTGGTGATGCTGCAAGGATGATTCAATTTGGAGATTCGGATGTTATGGTGGCTGGAGGGACAGAGTCCAGCATAGATGCTTTGTCAATAGCAGGATTCTGcaggttattattttatgaaattgtaTGTCTTTTTGGAAACAAAAATCCTTGTTAACACTTAGCTAAGACCCTGAAATTTGAATCTCAGTTATACCTGGCATGCATAAATTGCAAAGCCCCATTTTCTTGAAATGAACTTTATGTGCAATGTCAAAGTCTTTGGATTGCCACTAGGTGATTGCAATATTGCTGTTTGAGAGCTATTCTTTACGTTGAAGAACAGGACTAAATTCATTTGTCCCTTCACCAGGACCCTGCTCTAATAGGGCTATGAACTAGTGATCCTTTATGAGAAAACTTAGCAATTTGAAAGATTTAGAATGACAAAAATTTTGGACAtaaccaaaaattataaagaatgtGTCCACTTGTCCCTTCTCAAGACCATCCCTTGGTTGAATAATAGCCAATGCTTTATGCCACAATTTAAGCACTTATTGTAGAGAGAAACTGCAAgcactaaataatttaaaaatgagGATTTCATGGGCCTCTGTTTGTTTGCCATCTATCTGGGAAGTGGTATAGTGCAGTGTAAATAGTCTTATAATGCTATTACAAATATTCCTAGAAAATGAAGTAGGAGACTTACTGCATTGATTGTCATCAGATGATGTCTTCTTGACAAATTATGTTGAGCTCACTTTCTAATGACACTAGGCTTCAGCAGATTTGCTAATTTACTTAGCTAATAGCCACTTCATGTTCTCAGGTCAAGGGCTTTGACCACGAAATACAATTCTTTGCCCCTGGAAGCTTCTCGACCATTTGATTGTGATCGTGATGGATTTGTGTAAGCACATAGTTTTCAGGTTTAATTATCTTGTCTGTCACTTTGTTTTTGTTCTAATCATGATTTAACTTTGCTTTGAGTCAGGATCGGTGAAGGTTCTGGTGTCCTTGTATTAGAAGTAAGTTGAGACACCTTTTGTTTGACCTCATAATGCATTTCTAGTAATTACTGTTGTTTCTTGGTTTTTTATCCCATCAAGGAACTTGAGCATGCAAGAGAACGAGGAGCCAAAATTTATGCGGAGGTTCGCGGCTATGGGATGTCAGGTTTTTGTCTGAAACGTAGAGTTTAAAATCTGCTATTGCCTttatttggttaatttttttatttcaaggGCAATACTATTCTTTAGGTGATGCATATCATATTACTCAACCGCATGCCGATGGAAGAGGAGCTGTTTTGGCCATGACACGTGCCCTAAAACAGGTAACGAACCATTAATGACTTTTCTTTTGTCTGTACTGGATTATGGTGTAATATTTTGTACTTGAATTGCATAGGTTATATCTGCAAATGAAATGTGAGATTGCCATTGTTTGAATTGTGGGACCACCATTTTGTCTTGTCTAATGGTGATGGCATACTGTTTACAATTCTCTCTAATGGTGTTCACTTTTAAATGTCAACATTCTGATGGATctagtggtttattttgac
The sequence above is drawn from the Ricinus communis isolate WT05 ecotype wild-type chromosome 7, ASM1957865v1, whole genome shotgun sequence genome and encodes:
- the LOC8265579 gene encoding 3-oxoacyl-[acyl-carrier-protein] synthase, mitochondrial isoform X1, which encodes MAVSISSSSLRRKFHLIRYLSSSSRSNFGPPPSITPRRVVVTGLGMVSPLGCGVETTWKRLIEGNCGIRAITPDDLKMNCTFDSQTQLHTFNQLTSKVAAIVPSGTAPGEFNEELWLNSKEHRSVSRFIGYALCAADEALKDAKWAPIEQEHKERTVINCYMWMGVSIGGGIGSISDILDASQMICEKRLRRLSPFFIPRILINMASGHVSMKYGFQGPNHAAVTACATGAHSIGDAARMIQFGDSDVMVAGGTESSIDALSIAGFCRSRALTTKYNSLPLEASRPFDCDRDGFVIGEGSGVLVLEELEHARERGAKIYAEVRGYGMSGDAYHITQPHADGRGAVLAMTRALKQSGLHPYQVDYVNAHATSTPLGDAIEASAIKTIFFEHATTGALALSSTKGAIGHLLGAAGAVEAIFSVLAIHHGIAPLTLNLNKPDPIFKDEFMPLTASKKMPIQAALSNSFGFGGTNASLLLTRHY
- the LOC8265579 gene encoding 3-oxoacyl-[acyl-carrier-protein] synthase, mitochondrial isoform X2, producing the protein MAVSISSSSLRRKFHLIRYLSSSSRSNFGPPPSITPRRVVVTGLGMVSPLGCGVETTWKRLIEGNCGIRAITPDDLKMNCTFDSQTQLHTFNQLTSKVAAIVPSGTAPGEFNEELWLNSKEHRSVSRFIGYALCAADEALKDAKWAPIEQEHKERTGVSIGGGIGSISDILDASQMICEKRLRRLSPFFIPRILINMASGHVSMKYGFQGPNHAAVTACATGAHSIGDAARMIQFGDSDVMVAGGTESSIDALSIAGFCRSRALTTKYNSLPLEASRPFDCDRDGFVIGEGSGVLVLEELEHARERGAKIYAEVRGYGMSGDAYHITQPHADGRGAVLAMTRALKQSGLHPYQVDYVNAHATSTPLGDAIEASAIKTIFFEHATTGALALSSTKGAIGHLLGAAGAVEAIFSVLAIHHGIAPLTLNLNKPDPIFKDEFMPLTASKKMPIQAALSNSFGFGGTNASLLLTRHY
- the LOC8265579 gene encoding 3-oxoacyl-[acyl-carrier-protein] synthase, mitochondrial isoform X3, which encodes MAVSISSSSLRRKFHLIRYLSSSSRSNFGPPPSITPRRVVVTGLGMVSPLGCGVETTWKRLIEGNCGIRAITPDDLKMNCTFDSQTQLHTFNQLTSKVAAIVPSGTAPGEFNEELWLNSKEHRSVSRFIGYALCAADEALKDAKWAPIEQEHKERTVINCYMWMGVSIGGGIGSISDILDASQMICEKRLRRLSPFFIPRILINMASGHVSMKYGFQGPNHAAVTACATGAHSIGDAARMIQFGDSDVMVAGGTESSIDALSIAGFCRSRALTTKYNSLPLEASRPFDCDRDGFVIGEGSGVLVLEELEHARERGAKIYAEVRGYGMSGDAYHITQPHADGRGAVLAMTRALKQSGLHPYQVDYVNAHATSTPLGDAIEASAIKTIFFEHATTGALALSSTKGAIGHLLGAAGAVEAIFSVLAIHHLASLVKPLLKDISSQHNLFMNFHQLGAFVIILEWSSHFRESLH